The sequence TGGTGTGAGTTGTCCACATGTGTTCTGTCAAAAACTGACAGAGACAAATGTACCACAGCCAATCCAGTATTGAATAAATAATCATGTTTCCTCCTCCTGAAAGGTGATATAGTTCACAATGTACGAcaggtttttaaaaaaaatgacaatctctGATGACAGATTTTAAGAATGGCGGTTTTATTTCTGAAGTGACAGAGGATAAAAATGCCAAGACAATGAAATAATGAACTTGTAGAATAGTGGAAAAATATGTCAGAATCCTGCACAGATTTTCATTTAATAGAAACAGCCATGAGTTAATAGGTTTAGTTAATGTATTCAGAAAAGTATATGGTAATTCTTGGATTGCCATTTTATCAGAGTGTCCATCCCACAcaccacagtaagtgaggctacccacaattctccatgatccgtacacacggagatcactcactgaactgaagcaaatttcttctgtacataGAACAGCTCgatccatatttcaaaattctgacaacacaattttgataatcataattttctgatttctcactgtgaataatgagaagataaaccccctttccgcggaggagatagtaattttgttgacatagatttttgacagccatacacaatattttcaagggaaactaagggaataagttgcatctgtgttggcaaaagaaagggtattgatttttttatgttcgtgaaaaaaggaaatttgcatgtctgacaggtggtatgatgtgaccatcttagttgctgataactttaccttgacaagtgtacaatttttagcccctccaaacatcgacttcttattcaatttactcttgaattttaagcataatcaataattttggaacatagttttaacaaataatcctgaaattgaattctaagtttcaaattgttcggaagctgataaaattgaagaagcttttagcaaataatgtctgagtgtacaaatcaaggggaattgtgggtagcctcacttactgtgcgcaCAAAGAAAATTATATGGTCTGAACAAGTTCATGATGTACAATGTTGAAGCTACTTCCGTTAAAATATAACCTGTAATATACAGGACTATACACTTACGCtttctttgaaaacaaaaacaattattGACATAGGGTGGACAGCAAGTGTGAAGGAAAGATTCCACATCTGCTGGTGTTGGACTTTTGAGTCAGTGTTGATATAAAATGCATGCTAAGTTCTTGTCAATGACGAATCGTATACATCCTAATAACCTTTTCAAATTGAGTACTTATTCGGATAATGTTTcgcagtttgtttgttttttaggggaaatgctattttttacatccaggCTTTGCTATGTACACAGCAGTCTTAACGTCCCTTTGTAGATTCCCTAGAAATCCCTGGTGGCAGTATTCGATTTGTGTGCCAAAGTCACTATCATTTTGGTATAAAATGATTGtttttcttgaaagaagaaaactttaaagggacaattCTACTTCCTGGAATTCCAATATTAGACTTTGTGGCTTGGCATACACACAACACGCAAACAAATTTCCGGTTTTATGTTTTGTTTCGCGTTTTGTTATAGTTCTTGACGGCAATAATACAGGAACGATGACGTAATCTATATGTTGTCTTGGTTTGTTGCGCTCTGGTTCACCAAGTCTTTGTACACTGGTTCTTGGATAATGACCGCTTGCCTGTAACATTAAATACGTTATTAAAAAAGGTCAACAAGGCAGCTTCATGAGATCGTTCtttcatcgtcatcgtcatccgTTATCGTCATCCGTTATCGTCATCGTCATCCGTTATCGTCATccgtcatcgtcatcgtcatccgTTATCGTCATCCCTTATCGTCATCGTTATCGTCATCGTCATCCGTTATTGTCATCCGttatcgtcatcgtcatcgtcatcgtcatccgttatcgtcatcgtcatcgtcatccgTTATCGTCAGTGACATGATCTTTACGGTTTGCTTCAGTATGAAGTGGTTCAATTGAACTCAATGTAAGGCACATTGACTGAAAAAACTAGAACGTTACtcatgatattttgtctttctgtcaATCAAAGCTTGAAAGAATTTCGGAAATACTTGATTTCTTAACCGCCGCCCCCTCCCtcatgtaaaaaacaaaatgttaggAAATAAGAATTCATATAATCATTGCCTTAAAATTTGCCAACCAACTTAATTAGCGATCAGTAGTCATTCTGTGATTCAGCAGAGAAAGCACAAATATTTCGCAGTACATCTCTTTGTATACAAGCTTTGACATTGGTTACTTGTATGTTATATGTGTCTTTGTGTttggttgatgatgatgatgatgatgatgatgatgatgatgatgatgatgatgatgatgatgttgatgttgatgatgatgatgatgatgatgatgatgatgatgatgatgattttcacGAAATTGGAGCAACTTAAGCGGAACCACTTCGTGAGCCAAGCTGTGTAATTTGTTACAGCGATCCTAGCATGTCCACAGGACTGCAGCTAAAGCTTTCAAGGCTAAAAGTAAGGGGAGCGGCGCAGGGGATAAATGTAACGCAGAAGCATGCAACTTACATTTTCCTCCATACAattgtgtaaaatatgaacACCATGGCAATCAGAACGATTAAATTTACAAGGGATAACGCCAGTACAACAACAACCACTCTTTCTGCAGTCtctgtgaaaacaaaaattggttgaaatacaaTGCACTCGTTACTTTCCATAAAAatttaattgaatattttttctgaCTTCCTCTTCAGTCTGTAACTGCCCACTCTAAATTACTAAAATCGAGGAAAGCCGTTGACTGTGCTgtgttttaataatttttcgAAGCATTTGTTGGGTGAATCAACAAACCAGTTGCTTGATGCGAGTCTCtgtagcatgttgaaatacatgacGTCTATACTTATCGGTGTATTATGTCCGGATCTGAACTCGGTTGTCCacaattataataataaatCGTCAGAAATTCACTTAGCTGTTAAGTAAGCATATAAGGACCTCTGTTTAATCGACAATCAGAGAATATCATACTTGTTATCTAGCAGCAAGTTCTGACTTTCGGCCAGGATTGAAAGTCTTTTGTACCAAAAGTCTTTCTGGTAATTTATCCAGTTAGTGACTAGAAAACGTGTGAACATCGTTGCACAGTGATTTCTGGACACTCGCGTTAGAAGGGCGCCATCGCCGGCCTGCCATGGCTTTTTTGAATGACTGAAATTGACGACAGAACGAAATGATAAAGGCAAAGTCAATCTACCAATTATCTTAACTTCCGACGAGATGTCAATATCGCTTCGTGCTGCAGCTGTTGGAAGGCCATAGTTCACACCCTTCTCTGTCGTCGATTCGCCGATTTtatatttcttcttcttctttttggTGTAATTGTCTGTaagttttggtgaaaaataatcgcaaatATTACAGATACATTTATATTCAGATGAATCCTgacattgaaatattaaaaaaaactcTCTAGgagttttttaaatttcagtttcaaTATTGCTCTTCTATTTCAAATCAAGTATAGAAAACCTAGAAAACGGCTAGTTCAGAGTTCACGATATATTCTAATCCCAAGCAAAGAATAcactacagaaaaaaatatcacacattTGAAATAGCATACAAAGTTTACTGATTTTCTTGCCGAAGCGTATAGGAGGTGGCTTCGTTgccaaaaataaatttatatcagacaaatattatatttcaataGGATCCTGATTTATATTGAATATGTAAACAGTACTCTATTAACTATCTCATTAGACTGTGGGTGGACATATGAAATGAATAAATCATGGTACTGCCAATAGCAAGGGAAAGATATTGCGTGTCTCACAAATCCAAAGTGATATGTCCCCGTCCATTATATGCATAAAACTTCTGCTTGTATAGACGATATTTGAAAGGAATTACCTTGGCTGTATTGACATATGTAACCCTTGAGTATCTCACACTGCTCGTCTTTCCATCTAAAGTCCTTATCCTGCCTGGTggaatacaaaatatgaagctATCCTGTCAACTTCGACAGAGAAAAACTTCATTCATGCATATTAAATATAATCCTCTTTTTTGCAGTGATAATAAACAGTCCCTTTCAGACGAAATGTCATATGTCTTGAAACTGATTTGTCCGACTCACATATTTCTGCTATATTAACGCAAGGGCCACATGCACACGTCAAGCAGTTAATCAAGCCGTAGAGAAATCGTAGAGAAGTTTGATGTTGTTAAATTTGTAGTTTCTGACATAGTGTCGTATCGTACGTAAATATTGTTGTAAACTTGGAAAATAAGCATCTTCACGCAGGCATACACTCATATTTTAATGACGCTTTCTGTACATACATGTGAAGGTTAAGTTTTTATTAGTAACAGACCACGTGAAGTAGTAAAAAGACTGTGCAAGAAAATATCGTAGTAGCTTTCtcgaaaatatgtaaataaatgaaCCTTGTTACAAAATTAAACCAGAATGCTCGATAAGTTGGCAAGATAACGGGCCAAAAAATCGACTTATAGTCAAGTCCTTAAAACTTCCTCTAGATGACTGTTTCGTATACAGTAACAATAAAATAATCACCACGTGACTGTTCAACATTCAGGCTTTCAAAAATGTGAATTCGATGGATAAGTCTACTGTTAATGGAGATTGTTTGAGCTCCATATTAGGGAAGTTTCCGCCGGCAACATTCTGTAATCTGAAGTcattagtcaaatttttctgaTGAAAAAGTCATTCTTTTTCAACACCAGGGTGACATTATAAACGATGAAAACTGTTTCTTATTCCGGAATTATCGTCTAAACCTAATCGGAATTGCAATCTGCGGCAAATATAAATGTAATACTGGTGTTCTTACGAAAGTTCGGCGCAGTGCTGGTTACCGCCACATCTTTTGCCGCCACCAGCGTTATTCGGTTGTCCCTGTGCCCAGTTAAAAAACTTAAGAGGTTTGTCATCGTCCGTTCGCCACATCCCTTCCTCGTCAGTGTCATGGGCGTTGAACCAAAAGTCGATATGGTCCAGTTGGTGGCGCTCTTTAATGAGGAACTCAATGTGCGTTTGCGTGGTGTTGTCGTTTATTTCGGCCAAAGTGCCGCCTCTGTCGATGCAAATATCACGAGCACTATACCATGTCTCACATCCAGGGAAGATCTCATACCGGGTCGATATGTCTCCTGCAATGTATAACGTTATTATCGAAAACTTAAAttctgtttcacatttttatagCCAGTTAATTTTCTGATTATTGTTCTCGCAAACATGTTTCAAGATGTAACAAAGTCCCACACTCACTACCTTTACCATTATTGTACAGAGTGTAAAATTATTGAATAcattattattaattaaaaaGGAAAACTGCACACAAATGTGAAGATATACGGCAAAAGTCCACATACGAAACGGCGTGAACAATCCCGCCCTTTGCAGACCAACTTGAACCTCATCAATCTTTAAATGGTATTAGGTATTTTAGCTTTCAAGCCTCTCATGCGATGCAATGCTACAATAGACTTGAATAAAATGCGTATATAGGTTTACTGTATGATATAGGTATGCAGGGTTTTAGTCATCGGCTGTGATGAATTCAGAATCCATGTAATTGCAATTACATTACACCACCATGAGTATTGTTTTGGGGATGCATCACTTAGTCTACGTTAGTCAGCATGTAAACTTGCATTTTTTCACCTTCCGAGATTTGACTTTTTGTTTACGCTAAGCATCTATTATCGTATTCCAAAGaattacacattttttttcacttttcttaaGTCACCAGCAAGGTCGAACGTTTTAAATCAATCAGTAGAATCTTTTCTCGACCCCACaaagtctaatggtccatccctgaAAGCTTCAACCCATTTCTTCCTCCCTCGATGATTTAAACCGCCACAAACTGTAACTTTTTATGCATTTTCAAGTGGTTTTTGTTCCTTCtgtacaaaacattttcttgttctattaaaaaaacatatatgaTATAAGGACTGTGTTACGAGAGAACTAATAATATTGTTCTTATCGCCGCCTTGCCTTAGGGTACATATGTCTTTGTTTACGACAATCAAACAAATCTGCAGAGGGCTGATGTTGATATACAGAACACTATCGTCAATTTTCTCATACACGGATACATTACAGCCCATAGCGTATTCAATAAAGTCTTTTTTCAAACTTCCTCGGACACAACGATACTACTTTCACTTTTGTCCTTCAGCAGTTCAATGTTAGACTCCTGTGCTTTTTTTTAGAGATTAATTACTCAAAGCGTCTGACGTCCACACTTCCGTGCGATGGGTTGCATGGCCTTTGATATATTATATACTAGCGTGCAGATTGTATACTCTGCGTTGTACACAAGTATTCGATGATGTTTACTATAAATAATTTTCTCACTTGCGACTTGACCTTGATTGCTTGTATTTTCCCGAGTGATGCTGTTCTGTAATGTCCCAAAATGTCCCCGATCAGGCACCATCCCCCCTCCGTCCCGACGCCCTCTTATTTCAAAACAGTATATCTTCCTCAGATATTGATGCCTGAATCCCATGGACTTAAATATCTACCGTCTATTGCCTGGGGTCACGCTAAAATTAGACAAGATCGTTCAGTGTGGCATACTTGTCCCCGTTGTCAATGTCAGCGTGATTGCCATCTAAGTCGTGTCCTTAACCACCTCTCACGGCTATACCATTCTTTGAACTCCAACTCCCTGGTTCTTCACATCGTATTTATATTATCCTGCCTCGATGCATTGCCCTGCGTGGTCAAGCGCCACCTCACCATACCTATATCATGTATGGGCCCAATGTTCTGGATGAAACTTGCCTGGAACAGCATATAACCCATATATTGTCCACTGCAAATTTTTTTCATTCGCCCTGGCCATGCTAGAAACTTGTTCTTGTGCCGACAAGCAATTCAGCACGTGGCTGTACGTTATCCTGGTACCGACATATACGGCAGTGTAAACAGAGTCGGAACAGACTGACCAAAAGCTTTCATAAATCAGACGGTCGCAATACCCTGAAGGCTGGATAAACTGGTGACTGATTACATATTTTATGCTGCAAGTGCTTCAACACATGTTTTCCTGATGGAAACATTAATCATGATTGCCTCCTTGAGGCGCTGAATTTTTCCCATTACTTCGATCAATATGAGTGCAAATTAGGGGCAGCCAACCAGCCGACTTTGAGAGAGAGTGACCGGAGGTCTTTTTTAACATGTAAATATGCTATCCTAACCTGGCATACTGATTACAGTTAAAATTTACAGGAGATGAGGTGAAAGCTGATGCAACTGCCGTCTCTCCCAACCCTCCCTATACTCACAAGTTTCCCCTTTTCCCACTTGCCTTGTAGAAACCTCCCTACTCCCCCCTCTGCCAACTAAGAACTCCCAACTGCCATTTCCCGATATTAAGAGCTCCGAACAGTCATCCCTTTGCTGCGAGCAACTTCCATCAACAGCTAGGTACATATATTCAATCCATTTGGATCTTTTCGAGTCGCCCGCCGAACAAAGGGAGGTAAATTTACCTGCACGTTATTGAGGGGAATTGCCTCTTTCTAACCCGAGCTAGGACCAGGCTGGTGTTGGGAGAAAAATACCAACCCGACACCTCCTTCAGAAAGTAATCGCTTGTTAACACTCCCCCTTGTTTGCTTTGTCGGCTGCCCCTGACAAACATATAACCCAAATGGCCTAACTAACCATTGTTAACGTTATTCCGACAGGCAGAAACGCCGAGgtaccttgacctaaaattacatgtgaaatttacgAGTATAACTCTCTCTTGACTAAAAATAAAAGCATGATCGAACTTCTTTAAAGTTTTACTCACACAATGGTCTTTTGGAGATaattgttctgaaatattgtgcgagacaaatcaaatcaaatcaaattaaatcAAATCGATGCCCAAGCACAGAAATTAATTAGATTTTTGGAACATCATCACAGCAGTTACTAATAAGGTCTGTTTTCAATAACCAGGGCAGAGTTTGATCCTATTCTTATCCGTCCGCCGGTAAAGTTTATCAAGTCAGGCACTTTAATGTCCAATTTATCTTTTTTATATTCCAAACTCCATCCCCTGGGAAATCAAATTATTTCCACGTGGAGCCGCTATGGTAAATCATTAGatcttgctgaaattatcaatgaaaatagccCACATGGGGCGGGTCAAACTTGTCATCACCTTACGTATGCGATTCCAAGATAAATATTTGAGGGGGTCTATTTTGATCGTGAAGTTCACAAGGAAAGCCTTTCATgccacattttatttttcaccggCGACAAGTCTACCACATAGGCGGTGCGATAATGAGACCGCGTTTTATATTTGCACTCGTTTCTATAATGTACTTTTGCAAATTGTATCTAAGGCtggtttgtttgcttgtttgtttgtatagCTTTTCTATCCCTTTCGTTATCATTGTTTGTCGCGTTTATCTGTCGCTAGTCAAGTAATACTGATTAATTTAAGGCTAGGCGAATTTCGACGCTAATTTGAGTTTTCATTCAACACAAATGACTCTCTAAAGTTCAATTAGCTGTAAATGTTGTGTTTTCCATGATCACGTGGTTTTGCAGAGTACAGATTCTTGTTtaaagggagctttc comes from Ptychodera flava strain L36383 chromosome 8, AS_Pfla_20210202, whole genome shotgun sequence and encodes:
- the LOC139138320 gene encoding regenerating islet-derived protein 4-like; translation: MASKRRYFPLSVLLLTIIARVKGDISTRYEIFPGCETWYSARDICIDRGGTLAEINDNTTQTHIEFLIKERHQLDHIDFWFNAHDTDEEGMWRTDDDKPLKFFNWAQGQPNNAGGGKRCGGNQHCAELSQDKDFRWKDEQCEILKGYICQYSQDNYTKKKKKKYKIGESTTEKGVNYGLPTAAARSDIDISSEVKIIETAERVVVVVLALSLVNLIVLIAMVFIFYTIVWRKMQAVIIQEPVYKDLVNQSATNQDNI